In Gopherus evgoodei ecotype Sinaloan lineage unplaced genomic scaffold, rGopEvg1_v1.p scaffold_248_arrow_ctg1, whole genome shotgun sequence, the following are encoded in one genomic region:
- the LOC115640217 gene encoding olfactory receptor 10A2-like: MEYGTGMAGGNNTVQNKFILLGFSTLPRLQHLLFFVFLLSYLITMTGNLLIILLTLADPGLHTPMYFFLRNLSFLEVCYISVTIPKMLANLLLEDNTISFIGCAVQTYFSFFLGGSECILLVTMAYDRYVAICRPLHYPVVMNRKVATGLAAGSWLTGLLLSFSHTSMVFTLPFCRSHEINHFFCDIPPLLKLACGDTSHNEIAVFMVALFFVSFPFVLILMSYISIISTILKMPSGAGRRKSFSTCSSHLMVVMLFYGSGAIMYLKPNSSSSPDTDKFLSLSYTILTPMLNPIIYSLRNKEVKGAFWRLMGRKRFLES; encoded by the coding sequence ATGGAATATGGGACAGGAATGGCAGGAGGAAACAACACAGTACAGAACAAATTCATTCTCCTGGGATTTAGCACCCTTCCCAGATTGCAACACTTGCTATTCTTTGTGTTTTTATTGAGCTACTTGATCACCATGACTGGAAATCTCCTCATAATTCTCCTCACTTTGGCTGACCCTGGCCTTCACacacccatgtacttcttcctcaggaacctctccttcctggaggTCTGCTACATATCAGTTACCATCCCTAAAAtgttggccaacctcctcttgGAAGATAATACCATCTCTTTCATTGGCTGTGCAGTACAAAcctatttctcttttttccttggtGGGTCAGAGTGTATTCTCCTGGTGACTATGGCTTACGATCGCTATGTTGCAATATGCAGGCCTCTGCATTACCCTGTGGttatgaacaggaaggtggccaCTGGACTGGCTGCTGGATCCTGGCTCACTGGTCTCCTCTTGTCCTTCAGTCACACCAGCATGGTATTCACCTTACCCTTCTGCAGATCCCATGAGATaaatcatttcttctgtgacatccctCCACTGCTGAAGCTGGCATGTGGAGACACCTCCCACAATGAAATAGCTGTCTTCATGGTGGCTCTGTTCTTTGTCTCCTTCCCCTTTGTGCTAATCCTCATGTCCTACATCAGCAtaatctccaccatcctgaagaTGCCCTCAGGGGCGGGCAGGAGGAagtccttctccacctgctcctcacacCTCATGGTGGTGATGCTGTTCTATGGCTCTGGTGCCATTATGTATCTGAAGCCtaattcctcctcctcaccagacacagacaagtttctctctctgtcctacACGATCCTCACACCCATGCTAAACCCCATTATCTACAgtctgaggaacaaggaggtgaagggCGCCTTCTGGAGACTCATGGGGAGAAAAAGGTTTcttgaatcatag
- the LOC115640216 gene encoding olfactory receptor 10A7-like, which yields MKTSQKTVGRNSTTITGFILLGFSDIPSLQHLLFSVFLVTYIVTLAGNLLIIVLTLADPALHTPMYFFLRNLSLLEMCYTSVNVPKMLGNLLSRDKAISFIGCAMQRYFSFFLGGSECFLLACMAYDRYVAICKPLHYPVVMNRKVSTGLAAGSWLSGLLMSFGHTSMVFTLPFCRSHEINHFFCDIPPLLKLACGDTSHNEMAVFIMAFFFVIFPFMLILISYVCIISTILRMPSGEGRRKSFSTCSSHLVVVTLFYGSACIMYLKPNSSYSADTDKFLSLFYTVITPMLNPIIYSLRNKEVKGAFWRMVWRRRFH from the coding sequence ATGAAAACTAGCCAAAAAACAGTGGGAAGAAACAGCACAACAATCACTGGATTCATTCTCCTTGGTTTTTCTGACATTCCCAGCCTGCAGCATTTATTGTTTTCAGTGTTTCTGGTCACCTACATAGTCACCTTGGCTGGAAACCTTCTAATCATTGTCCTCACATTGGCTGACCCAgcccttcacacccccatgtatttcttcctcaggaACCTGTCCCTCTTGGAGATGTGCTACACATCAGTCAATGTCCCCAAGATGCTTGGAAATCTGTTGTCTAGGGATAAAGCCATCTCTTTCATTGGCTGTGCTATGCAAAgatatttctcttttttccttggtGGGTCAGAGTGTTTTCTCTTGGCGTGCATGGCCTACGATCGCTATGTTGCAATATGCAAGCCTCTGCATTACCCCGTGGTTATGAACAGGAAGGTGTCCACTGGACTGGCTGCGGGATCCTGGCTCAGTGGTCTCCTCATGTCCTTCGGTCACACCAGCATGGTATTCACTCTACCCTTCTGCAGATCCCACGAGATtaatcatttcttctgtgacatccctCCACTGCTGAAGCTGGCGTGTGGAGACACCTCTCACAATGAAATGGCTGTCTTCATCATGGCTTTTTTCTTTGTCATCTTCCCCTTCATGCTGATCCTCATTTCCTATGTctgcatcatctccaccatcctgaggatgCCATCGGGAGAGGGCAGGAGGAagtccttctccacctgctcctcacacCTCGTAGTGGTGACACTGTTCTATGGCTCTGCTTGCATTATGTATCTGAAGCCCAATTCCTCCTACTCAGCAGACACAGACAAGTTTCTCTCTCTGTTCTACACAGTCATCACGCCGatgctaaaccccatcatctacagcctgaggaacaaggaggtgaagggAGCATTCTGGAGAATGGTGTGGAGAAGAAGGTTCCATTGA